Proteins encoded by one window of Paraburkholderia terrae:
- a CDS encoding cupin domain-containing protein: MPKIDIADVPELQGTGYPQPYAARSAERIRRRLGDAGGLVDFGVNLMRLPPGNWSSQRHWHSAEDEFVFVLEGELTLIEDGGETVLRAGDCAAFPKNSGNGHHMINRSNVTALYLEVGSRSAADVITCSDIDMMSPSCDGRFLHKDGTPYS; encoded by the coding sequence ATGCCCAAAATCGACATTGCCGACGTACCGGAACTTCAAGGCACGGGTTACCCGCAGCCGTATGCCGCGCGCAGTGCCGAACGCATTCGCCGGCGGCTGGGCGACGCCGGCGGACTGGTCGATTTTGGCGTGAACCTCATGCGCCTGCCGCCGGGCAACTGGTCGAGCCAGCGCCATTGGCACTCGGCTGAAGACGAGTTCGTCTTCGTGCTCGAAGGCGAGCTGACGCTGATCGAAGACGGCGGCGAAACGGTATTGCGCGCGGGCGATTGCGCAGCCTTTCCGAAGAACTCCGGAAATGGCCATCACATGATCAACAGGTCGAACGTGACGGCCCTTTACCTCGAAGTCGGTTCGCGTTCGGCCGCGGATGTCATCACCTGCTCCGACATCGACATGATGAGCCCCAGCTGCGACGGCCGTTTCCTGCACAAGGACGGCACGCCGTATTCCTGA
- a CDS encoding leucine-rich repeat domain-containing protein, giving the protein MSETPPSSTNPNTEDLRSSTWRRATPWAIGAAVVLLLIILFAVFSTSRRSPDERVLGELGFIKATCSNSDGSAAPPDSTCLALRAKPTLTASEVAAAIPHLKDSDRKIELNLANTQIDNLDPLKELDTLDSLDLTDTPVWNIDALKDMHSLKRLVLHRTDVENIAALKGLTGLQSLTLWDTRVSNLDALKSLTDLRQLDLRDTQVRDLDPLEDLPHLETLKLGGARNVRDIDALGQLTALKALDLNETQIDSIAALKKLRDMQALYLANTPLRDIDVIKGMPSLKTLVLDGSKVDDIDGVRGLRQLDTLVLARTQVTSIDALKELTALQRLNLADTRVENIDALKDLKSLRMLNLFRTRVRNIDSLKSLTNLQELYLANTPVEDIDVLKGLTGLRELVLYGTKARNVDELKAALPKTRIVW; this is encoded by the coding sequence GTGTCCGAAACGCCGCCGTCAAGCACGAACCCAAACACCGAAGACTTGCGTTCATCCACGTGGCGTCGCGCCACACCGTGGGCCATCGGCGCCGCAGTCGTCCTGTTGCTCATCATCCTGTTCGCCGTGTTCAGTACGTCGCGCAGAAGCCCGGACGAACGGGTACTGGGCGAACTGGGATTCATCAAGGCCACCTGCAGTAACAGCGACGGTTCTGCCGCACCACCTGATTCCACCTGCCTGGCCTTGCGGGCAAAGCCGACGTTGACGGCATCCGAAGTCGCGGCCGCGATTCCGCACCTGAAGGATTCAGACCGCAAGATCGAACTGAACCTCGCCAATACGCAAATCGACAACCTCGATCCGCTGAAAGAACTGGATACGCTGGATTCGCTCGACCTGACGGACACGCCCGTCTGGAACATCGATGCACTCAAGGACATGCATTCGCTAAAGCGGCTCGTACTCCATCGCACGGATGTAGAGAACATCGCCGCGCTTAAAGGACTGACCGGTCTACAATCGCTCACCCTCTGGGATACGCGGGTCTCGAATCTCGATGCGCTGAAGAGTCTGACTGACCTTCGGCAACTCGACCTGCGCGACACCCAGGTTCGGGATCTCGATCCCCTCGAAGACCTGCCTCATCTGGAAACACTGAAACTCGGCGGCGCGCGGAATGTGCGTGACATCGATGCGCTCGGCCAGCTCACCGCTCTCAAAGCACTCGACCTCAACGAGACACAGATCGACAGCATCGCGGCGTTGAAGAAGCTGCGCGACATGCAAGCGCTTTACCTTGCGAACACGCCGCTGCGCGACATCGACGTGATAAAGGGCATGCCGTCGCTGAAAACGCTCGTGCTGGACGGCTCCAAGGTCGACGATATCGACGGCGTGCGCGGCTTGCGCCAACTGGATACGCTCGTGCTCGCCCGTACGCAAGTGACCAGCATCGACGCGTTGAAGGAACTGACCGCGCTGCAGAGGCTGAATCTCGCCGACACCCGCGTCGAGAACATCGACGCGCTAAAAGACCTCAAAAGCCTGCGCATGCTCAACCTTTTCCGCACGAGAGTTCGCAATATCGATTCGCTGAAAAGTTTGACGAATTTGCAGGAGCTTTATCTCGCGAACACCCCTGTCGAAGATATCGACGTGCTGAAGGGCCTCACCGGATTGCGCGAACTCGTTCTCTATGGGACCAAGGCCAGGAACGTCGACGAACTCAAGGCGGCGCTGCCGAAAACGCGCATCGTGTGGTGA
- a CDS encoding NAD(P)/FAD-dependent oxidoreductase, with protein MTTPADTPPASPISTDVLIIGAGPVGLFAAFEAGVIGLSSQIVDNIERVGGQCIELYPDKPIYDIPAVPVCTARELVDRLVEQIRPFAPPLHLGHRVETVERLDNGHWLARTDKGLTFEAAAILIAGGNGSFVPQRLLLEEAVPLEGRHVHYSVPKLDDFAGKKVIVAGGGDSALDWALALRKVAQHVTLVHRRNGFSAADSSVANMRRAVEAREMDFAVGTIASLSAPNGQLQSVELRQAEGSAHLEADHVLVLFGLVADLGPIAKWGIEVQGGRITVDTSNYESTCPGIFAAGDIAGYPNKQKLILSGFHEASLALRKAYNYAFPDKKRVHIHSSYDAKLAERVAASHA; from the coding sequence ATGACCACTCCGGCAGACACGCCGCCCGCTTCACCCATCAGCACCGACGTGCTGATCATCGGCGCGGGACCCGTGGGGCTGTTCGCCGCGTTCGAGGCAGGCGTGATCGGCCTGTCGAGCCAGATCGTCGACAACATCGAGCGTGTGGGCGGGCAATGCATCGAGTTGTATCCGGACAAGCCGATCTACGACATTCCAGCAGTGCCCGTATGCACCGCGCGCGAACTGGTCGACCGGCTCGTCGAGCAAATCCGGCCCTTCGCTCCGCCGCTGCACCTCGGCCATCGTGTCGAAACGGTCGAGCGGCTCGACAATGGACACTGGCTCGCCCGCACCGATAAAGGACTGACATTCGAAGCAGCGGCCATTCTGATCGCGGGCGGCAACGGGTCGTTTGTCCCGCAGCGTTTGCTGCTCGAAGAGGCCGTGCCGCTCGAAGGCCGTCACGTTCACTACAGCGTCCCCAAACTCGACGACTTTGCCGGCAAGAAAGTGATCGTGGCGGGCGGCGGCGACTCCGCGCTCGACTGGGCATTGGCGCTGCGCAAGGTTGCACAGCACGTGACGCTCGTGCATCGTCGCAATGGTTTCAGCGCGGCGGACTCCAGCGTCGCCAACATGCGCCGCGCAGTCGAAGCGCGCGAGATGGATTTCGCGGTCGGCACGATCGCGAGTCTGAGCGCACCCAATGGGCAACTCCAATCGGTCGAACTCCGGCAGGCCGAAGGCTCTGCGCATCTCGAAGCCGATCACGTGCTGGTGTTGTTCGGTCTCGTGGCCGACCTCGGTCCGATTGCGAAGTGGGGAATCGAAGTACAAGGCGGACGCATCACGGTCGACACATCGAACTACGAAAGCACGTGTCCCGGCATCTTTGCGGCGGGCGATATCGCGGGCTATCCGAACAAGCAGAAGCTGATTCTTTCGGGCTTTCACGAGGCGTCCCTCGCGCTTCGAAAGGCGTACAACTACGCGTTCCCCGACAAGAAACGCGTGCATATCCATTCGAGCTATGACGCGAAGCTGGCAGAGCGCGTCGCCGCGTCTCACGCGTAG
- a CDS encoding DHA2 family efflux MFS transporter permease subunit, with protein sequence MKDSPSRSGSLGPLPYVVAATFFMEYLDTTIIATALPAMARSFGTSPNALSLGMSAYMIALAIFIPASGWVADRFGSRSVFFSAIVTFTLASLLCGISQNVVEFTAARVLQGVGGALMVPVGRLTVVRSIDRKQLMQAISTITWPGIVAPVIGPPVGGFITTYASWRWIFLLNLPVCLVVLIAVLRWVPNLRSAERRPFDALGLVLSGAALTAILYGADVASQPDMNPLVGLGIIALGLVIGAIAFYQARRQRHPLIDVTTLKIPTFSVTVVTGTLTRIGIGAVPYLMPLLFQIGFGLSAFKSGLLLLVSATGNLGMKALTTRILRRYGFRRVAIAGSAVCGVFTIACGVLTPASPLAWVLVVVFIYGLARSLQFSTLATLAYADVPSEQTSAANTLWNAAAQMSIGLGIAFGALALRAAAAVNGSGGGQGHAFTLDDFRFAFLCAGALTIASVYGYVRLARDAGHRLSAASR encoded by the coding sequence ATGAAAGACTCGCCATCACGCTCAGGTTCACTCGGGCCGCTGCCTTATGTCGTCGCCGCGACCTTCTTCATGGAGTATCTCGACACCACGATCATCGCCACGGCCCTGCCGGCGATGGCGCGCTCGTTCGGCACCAGCCCGAACGCGCTCAGCCTTGGCATGAGCGCCTATATGATCGCGCTCGCGATCTTCATTCCGGCAAGCGGCTGGGTCGCGGACCGCTTCGGCTCCCGCAGCGTGTTCTTCTCGGCCATCGTCACGTTCACGCTTGCTTCGTTGCTGTGCGGCATTTCGCAGAACGTGGTCGAATTTACCGCTGCACGTGTGCTGCAGGGCGTCGGCGGCGCGCTGATGGTGCCCGTGGGACGACTGACCGTGGTGCGCAGCATCGACCGGAAGCAACTGATGCAGGCAATTTCGACGATCACCTGGCCGGGCATCGTCGCGCCCGTGATCGGGCCGCCCGTAGGCGGTTTCATCACGACCTACGCGTCGTGGCGCTGGATCTTCCTGCTCAACCTGCCCGTCTGTCTCGTCGTGCTCATCGCCGTGCTCAGGTGGGTGCCGAATCTGCGCAGCGCCGAACGCCGCCCCTTCGACGCGCTCGGCCTCGTGCTGAGCGGCGCGGCGCTGACGGCAATTCTGTACGGCGCCGATGTGGCGAGCCAGCCGGACATGAATCCCCTCGTCGGACTCGGCATCATCGCCCTCGGGCTCGTGATCGGCGCCATCGCGTTCTATCAGGCGCGCCGCCAGCGGCATCCGCTGATCGACGTCACCACGCTGAAGATCCCGACGTTCTCCGTGACGGTTGTCACAGGCACGCTGACGCGCATCGGCATTGGCGCGGTGCCGTATCTGATGCCCTTGCTGTTCCAGATCGGCTTCGGATTGTCGGCGTTCAAATCGGGATTGCTGCTGCTTGTCAGCGCAACGGGCAATCTCGGCATGAAAGCGCTCACGACACGGATCCTGCGGCGCTATGGTTTCAGGCGCGTTGCGATAGCCGGCAGCGCGGTATGCGGCGTGTTCACCATCGCGTGTGGCGTGCTGACGCCTGCGTCGCCGCTCGCGTGGGTACTGGTGGTCGTGTTCATCTACGGGCTCGCACGTTCGCTACAGTTTTCCACGCTGGCCACGCTCGCCTACGCGGACGTGCCCTCCGAACAGACGAGCGCGGCCAACACGCTGTGGAATGCGGCGGCGCAGATGAGTATCGGCCTTGGGATCGCCTTCGGCGCGCTGGCGCTGCGCGCGGCAGCGGCCGTCAACGGCTCGGGCGGTGGTCAGGGACACGCGTTCACGCTCGATGACTTCCGCTTCGCGTTCCTGTGCGCGGGCGCGTTGACGATCGCGTCGGTGTACGGCTATGTCAGGCTCGCCCGCGATGCGGGACACAGGCTGAGTGCTGCGTCGCGTTAG